Part of the Limihaloglobus sulfuriphilus genome is shown below.
ACCTTTATGATGGGCAGTGCCAATATGGGCTGGGTTGACGGCAGTGTTTCTGTCGAGCCGGAGGATTTTGACAGAGAGCCCCAGGGCGGCGAGACACCTCGCTGGTGCTACTACTTCTGGGATCACTAAGATATAAGATTGCAACGGGCGGTAAAAAATGGTTTTGGCGGCATTAAGCATGTGCCGATTTTATTTTATTCAAAAATGGAGAGACTAATTATGAAACAGTTTGTGACTTTAATGATGTTTGCAGGGGTAATTTCCGCCGCGATGGGCGCTTTGCCCCAGCCGAGCTATGTCGTTTCTGTAGATAGTTATGTAGGTGCGAAGACAGACCCTCAGAATGAGGTGGCGGTGCTTACTGACGGCGTTGTTCCGGCAGTATGGCAGGATGACGGGCTGGTAGATTACAATATGGCGGGTGCCGATACACAGGAGATAGTTTTTGACTTCGGCTCGGAGGAGACCATAGGTTCCGCCCAGATAAGCTATTATACATATTCTACTTATGGAGTAGAGGCCCCTGCTCTGGTTGAGTTTTATTTCAGCTCAGACGGGGTAACATATACCGAAGAGCCCGTTACTTACGATGAGTTCAATACCGACTACGTAAGCGGCGACCAGACCCCGGGCACACAGGAATACGGCCTTGGAGAAAACAGTGCCCGTTATGTTAAGGTTGTCCTGACGCCCGGCGGCAGCGGCAATGAAATGGTACTATCCGAGATAGCGTTCAGCGAGACGGTTATTCCGGTGGCTGAGCCTGATTTCACAATCTCGGTTGCAAGCTACACGGCTACTCCGGCGCCTTCAAGCGCGATAGACAACGATAACGACCTGACAAACGGCATTATGGAGCCCAGCGATCCGTATTCGAGCGACTGGGTTGGCTACCGCACGGTTGACAGTTTCCAGCAGATTGTCTTCGATTTTGGAAGCCAGCAGGAAATCGGCGGCCTGAAGTTCCATTTTCTTATTGTAAGTGCATGGTATATTGAGGCGCCTGAATCAGTGGAATTTCTGTTCAGCACAGACGGCGCATCTTTCAGCGATTCTTTCTTCTATGACGGCTTTGACCAGACCGCTGACAGCGGGCATACCGTTGATCTTAACTGTCCGGATATCACTGCAAGATACGTCAAGCTCTTGATTACCCCGGGTACAAGAGGGGAGTATTCACAGAGTGAGATGATGATCGGCGAGGTGGCGTTTATAATACCCACAGCTGAAAACGAAGATCCCGTACCGGATTACTATACATCGGATCCCGAGCCGAATTATACCGCTCCTGATGAAAGCGGGATTGATCTTTACGACGGTTTTCTGCCGACAGAGCTTTATGATGCCAACTGGGTAGAATTCTTCTCGGCAAAGCGGACGTATAAGTTTGACTTCAATTTCGGCCGCGGGCTGAGCCTCGAAAATGTCGGCCTCTACTATGACGCGGAAAGTGTCTGGGGTATTGAAGCCCCGAGCCAGGCGTTGTTTATGTTCAGCAGCGACGGCGAAACATACGGCAGCTATATCTTTATAGATGATTTTGAAACGGCTGACGGAATGTACAGGGTCACAGAGGCCGCGGCAGGCATAGAATGCACACACGCAAAAGTTATAATAAAAACAAACGCCCCCAGCGGCGTGATTCGTCTGGGTGAAATCCTGTTCACAGAGCAGGGGACGCCGATAACATATACAGATATATCGGGATACACAACAGTCTTCAACGGTGACGGCATGGACGTTGTTGATCTGACCGACGGTGATACAGCCACAGCGGTTGAATATCAGCCCGGCGTTACCGGTTTTTCTGTGCCGATAGTATTCGACCTGAACGGGCCCAAAGGCATCGCGTCTGTGAACGTCGATTATATAGCAGGGGCCTGGGGTCTTGACCTGAGCACGGTACTTGTGGAATTCAGCGAAGACGGCTCAGCATACAATCAGAGCTACCTGCTCGAAAACATCGACAGCACATCTGCCGGTTTTACAGATTACAGCGTTAGTGTTGAGACTCCGGGAGCTTACGGCAGGTATGTCAAGGTAACCTTTACAACTCCCGGCTCCGCTCTCAAGCTGACAGAAGTGGGCTTCGGCGAGGCCGGCGATATAACATATACATCAAATGTAGAACCTGCGAACTTCTCCGATTCCGGCGGTGAGCTGGTAAACGGAGTTCCCGCCGACGACAGCTTCTACGGTGACGGGCTGGTTACGTACAGTTTTGAAGTAGATGAAACACCAGAGCTTGTTATAGACTTTGACCTTGCCGGCTCAAGGGCTGTTGAATCAGTAGGCCTCAACTATTCGGCCTGGACTTCCTGGTCGATGACCATCGCTGAAATGCGGGTGCAGTTCAGCGATAATGGTGTTGATTTTGGAGACCCCTATGTAAAATCTGATCTGCCTGATTCTTACGGCGGGCATCTGGGAGTTGTCCAGACACCCGGCGGGTCGGGCAGCTATGTAAGGCTTACTATCGTTCCCGATTCTTACAGCGGAACTGAACAGGTTAAGATATCAGAGGTAATGTTCTTTGCGGTCGGCGATATGTCCTATACGCTTAGCCAGGAGCCGCTTTGGATCGATCCGGACCTGACCGGCAGGACACTTATAGATGGGTATATTCCCGCGAGTAACAGCGGTGACCCAGGCTGGATTCAATACGACACCGGAGACAATGTAACCGTAGATATTTCCCTGGGTGATACAGTTGAGCTTGCTGATGTCGGCATATCTTACCTCGGACAGGGCACCCATGTCGGCGACGGCTGGGTATGGGATCTTATGGCTCCGGGTTCTGCCGTAATCTATACAAGTATGGACGGTGAAAACTTTACTCAAGTCGGCGAGATAACTGATTTCAGTGATTCTGCCGAGCCGTTCACATCACAGGTGCAGTTCTTCGGCCTTGCTTCAACCCAGCAGGCGCGTTTTGTCCGTGTTGATATCCTGCATGACCCAACTGATGACAAGCCGTTCATGATTGGTGAGATTATCTTCCACGAAGCCGGTTCAGAGACAGCTCCAGAGATCGTATGTGCGGGCTTCTCCTCATTCAACAAACCGCTTTCTATAACAGCGGTATTTGATCAGGATATAAGTTCGGCGGCAATAACAGCGGATAACTTTAATATTGAAGGGCATACAATTCTCGCCGCAGAGGTCTTTGAAGACCTTGGAAACTGCGTGGAATTGACCCTTGCCGAGTATTCAAACGTTGGTGATGTTCTCACCGTTCAATACAGGGCCGTAGGCGGCATAACCAAGATATGGCAAAATTCAAACAGCTTTTACAATGTCTGCCTTCAGGACGATGTCCAGTCGATCATGGCCCGGCAGCTGCCCGACGGCGGTATCGCTATGACACAGCCGGCAGACGGCAGCTTTGACGAGGGCGATTCATTGTGGATCGAGCCGTATTTCGGTCTCCATGCCGCTCAGGCATTGGTACTGGCGTATGATATAGAGCTTGACCCTGCGTATCTGGCCGCGGCAAGAGACTACATGCAGTGGTATGTTGATCATCTCGAGCCGGACGGAACTGTTATGGTGCATACCGGAGAATATCCCGATTATACCTCTACAGGTGAATGTGATTCGACCGACTCTTACGCGGCAGAATTCCTCTCACTGGCTAATATGTACTATGCCAGGACGCTGGATCTTGATTTCGTCAACTGGGTATGGCCCTATGCTCAGACGATTGTCGGTGCGATGGAGCTTACTCTTGATGCTGCTGACCATCTGACATACGCGAAACCCGGTTCGAGTTTCAAGTATCTGATGGATAACAGCGAAGTGGTACTGGGCTACAAAAACGCGGCTATGCTGGCATTCGCGGCAGCCGATAGTGACAAATACGCCGCGTGGAATGCCGCCGCGGATCAGACACAGGCTGGACTGGAGACAATGTATCTGAGCCAGGACAACAGATACGCCTGGGCAAAGAGCTCAAGCGGTTCTCTTTCCACCAGCTGGTCAGAGGTTTACGCTGACGGCGATTCTCAGATGTTCATGATAAAGAATGTACTTGAAAATCAGGACAGGGCCAAGACAATCTGGCAGTCATCTGTTGATCAGTTCATACCCCAGGGAATTCCCGCAGATGGTATTTCTTCGGGGTGGGTGCTCGCGACAGTCAGTGCCGGTAAATACGGCACCGGCTACGATGAAGTCGCCTATGCAAATTACCAGAAGAATAAATATCAGGACACAACGGGTTATATAAACAAGCATTTTCAGAGTGCTTTTATGATTCATCAGCAGGTTCAGTCACGTCAGTTCATGAAAACTGATGCATTTGCTGACGGTGAAATTAACCTTGCCGATTTTGCTATGCTTTCGGCGGACTGGTTTGAAGACCGGGAAGAATTAGTGGCTGATATGGTCGAAGAATGGCTGAATTCTTATCGGTATCAGGCTCGTGAGTAGCCGCTCTTTCTGCGGATATTTATTTCTAACCATTTGCAACTGGAGTAAACCCGCTGTAAGGCTAAGGCAGCGGGTACAGGGAGAGTGTTTGTTTTTAAAAATTGATATAACGTATTTATTTATAGTTTATAGTTTAATTTAATCAGGGAAAATTTAATGTCTGATGTAACAGCAATCAACGCAGATGCAGCGGTGCAGGCCGCGGCGGCACAAAAAGAATTAACTGTGCAGGTGCACATGCTGCCGCCGGGGCGCGTGAGCAGTATAGTTCCGATAGAGGTCAGGGCCGGATTTATGAACGGTTTGAACGATGATGCCGGTGCCGGGATATCCTTTTACCTCAACGGAAAGGATAGTGAGAATATGGTTTACAGCCGGCAAGTCGAGATTGAAGCAGGCGGGACCGAGCTGGTAAAATTCAATCTTGAAACCAAAGGGCTAACCGGTAAGAATAAACTTTTTGCACTGGTTACTCAAAACGGGAAAATTGTTGAGTCTGTCGAAAAAGATTTTTCTATAGTTGAAACCGGAGTAAGATCAACCCGAATGATAGACGGTTCCTGGTGCGGCATATGCCACTGGAGTGATATAGAAGGGGCAAGGTGGCAGGATGATATCAAAAAGATGACCGCCGCCGACTGGCACCAGATGGTCAGCTCAATGCATGAGTGCGGCGTAGAGGTTATAGTCATCCAGGAGATATTCAGGCATCAGGAATACGCCTGCAAGCATGATATCCCCCGCAAAGGCTACAAGGGAGAGGCGTTTTATCCCTCGCAGCTTTATCCCGGGAGGGTGGATGTGGCGTGCCCGGATGCTCTTAAGGCTATACTCGAAAAGGCTCAGGAGCTGGGCATGTATGTTTTCGTCGGGATAGGTATGTATGCCTGGTTTGATTTTACACCTGAATCACTGGAGTGGCATAAACAAGTTGCTCAAGAGGTATGGCGTCTTTACGGCGGGTATGAATCCTTTTATGGCTGGTACGTTTCCGAAGAGGCTTACGGCAGTCTTGACCTGGATTATATCAGCGAAGAACAGATCAGGAAGTACCGCAAAGATATAATCGCTTTCTTCAAGAGTTTTCATGATTTCACAAACAGCCTTACTCCGGGCAAGCCCGTCATGCTGGCGCCGAACTGCCACTGGCTCAAAAAGGGCGAAAAATACTGGATGGAGCTGTTCAAGTATCTTGATATCGTCTGCCCGTTTGGTTTTGAGAGAATGCCGTTTACTGATATGAGCGGCCCTGAAGCGGCCGAGTTTTATCAGAAGATGTGCGACGCAACCGGCAGCCGCCTGTGGCTGGATATGGAAATATTCCTTTTTGGAAGCCGCGGCGAGCTTTATCCAAGGCCAATTGAGCAGATCAAGTCTGACCTGGTGAGATATTCAGGTTTTGAAAAGATTATGTGTTACCAGTTCCCGGGCATGATGAGTGCCCCCTGGGCAAAGATTCAGCCCGGCGGCGATGATGCCGTTGAGCTGTACAAGGCATATTTTGAATATGTAAAAGATAAACTCGTTTGACATAACCTGATACAAAGTTTAAACTTTAAATTGTTTTGATCTCGCAGCACTATTGCAAGAGATTATACGCAGTCAATATATGGAGATAATGTATATGAATATCAAGATGCTTGCATTTCTTGGCTTGGCTTCTATGGCGGCAGCGGCCGGAGCGGTTCCCGAGACAAATGATTCGGCAAAGAGCTTTCCCCGTTTTTATGACCAGATAGAAGTCCTGGCCGATATGATACTTGAGAGCCAGATAGAAGAGGGCGGCATAGGCAACTATGTTATAAAAGAAGGCCAGAGCTCCCCCGTTTTTATGACCACATACACTTTCGGGCCGTTAGGCCTGCTCAAGGCGTATCAGATGAGCGGCAAAGAAGAGTATCTCGAAGCGGCGAAAAAATTTGTTGATTTCTGGTTTGAAAGGCAAAACGTCCGTCCTGACAGATGGGGTATTGTTGGCACGTTTTATGATCAGAGCAAGGAAAACGGCGTCATAACAGACCACATTTACACAAAGGAAAGGTCGCTTTCCAATGCCGGCGGCCCGGGTTATGATGCCTCCGATTCTGACGGGCCGATGGTTTCACTTACAGCGTATAATTATTACCTGCTCACAGGCGATATTGAGATTCTGCAAAATTACGCCGACGGATGCAAGCTCATAGGTGATTCTATCATAGCCACTTATGATTTCAGAGACAGCCTGACCTACTGCCACCCAAACTACAAGGTTAAATACCTGATGGATGTCTGCGAGGTCTATCATCAGATCAAAGCACTGGCGGGCATTTTTGAGGTGCTGGACAGTGTCATCAAAGAGAGGGTAAGTGACGGCAATTTTGCCAGTTACAAGGTCTGGAATTACCATTTCCTCAGTGAAAATTACAAACAAATAGCCCAGGATATGAAAGAGAGCATACTCTCGTTGTGGAACGAGCAGGAAAAATGGTACTACTGGGCTAAAGATGTCAAAGGGAAAAAACAGCATTGCAGGTGGGATAGAATGTATCCCGACACCCAGGAACAGATATGGCCGATGCTCTGGTATGTAACTTCCCCCGATATGAAGCAATCCAAAGAAGTCTGGGAAAACCTCAATCAAAACCATCCAAAATGGCACGAAACGGACCTCGAATGGCCATCCACCAGCACAGTGGCTATAAAGATGCAGGATTTCGAAAAGGCAGAGACTCATATCTCCCGAATCCTTAGCGAAATGAAACCCAATCCGGCGTGGGAGACCAACGATAAGCACCTGATGATTCATAACTGCTGTTTTGATTTCGATATAGAGGGCTGCTGCCGAATGGTGAAGGGTTCTCTTGCCGTAAAGGATAATGAATGCAGATTCCAGATTACCGCGGCTATAGACGGCAGCGCGAAAATAAAGGTGCGTAAATCTGTTGTCGATGATGCCCGAATTATGGTCAACTCGAAGCCGGCAAAAATAAAGGAATATGCCGGATACTATATATATGAATTTGACGCGAAGAAATCAGATATTAAAGATATATCCTTTAAAATAGCTAAAGATTAGAACAGTTTCTTAAAGGGCACAGAGCCGGAGTATATTTGTGATAACAGAAAACATGATAGATATTGTCATTGTCGCTTTTTACCTGTTAGCGTCTTTTATTTTTGGAATCTGCGCTAATAAGATACTCAAAACCAGTACATCAGATGAAGAAGGCTACTTTCTCGCCGGCAGGAAGATGCCCGCATGGCTCAACGGTATTTCATTTGCGGTTACAGCTATAAATGCCGATGTGGCACCCGTTTATGTCGGGGTGGCCGTTGTGGTGGGTCTGCCGGTTTGCTGGTTTTACCTCTCGAAATTCACATTGGCGTATTTTCTTGCGGGAATGCTGTTTTTTGAACGCTGGAGAAATCTGGGCGTTTGCACAGGTCCGGAGTTCTTTAAGGTAAGATTCGGCGGGAAGGCCGGCACATTTGTGCGTATGTACAGCTCGGCGTTTTCTGTTTGTTTTGGGATGATACCCTGGATCGGTGCCGGTCTGCTGGGAATCCATATGATATTTTCCCCGTTTCTTGGATTTGAAAGCAAATCTTTAACACTGCTGACAATTCTGCCGATTCTCATTCTGTATGTCTGGATTTCGGGATTTGCGGGGGTCTTGATCGCTGATTTTGTCCAGACAATTGTCATACTGATATCAAGTCTGGTTTTGCTGGCGATAGTACTGATAAAATTCGGCGGCCCTTCGGGGCTAACCCAGAATATAATTGATCTGTTCGGCGAAAGAAGCGGCGATATACTCTCGGTAATCCCCTCGAAAGACAGCAACGTTTTAAATCCGCTGATAGTTCTGGCATGGCTGATTATTCCAACCCTGGGTATCGGCGGCAATGTCGGGTTTGAAGGCCAGCGGGTTATCTCGGCTAAAAGCAGCAAAGAAGCCGTCAAGGTGGGTGTCTGGACAACCATCTCACTGGTGATACTGCTGCTTGTTATTACCCTTCCCAGCCTTGGAGCACTGGTGCATAACCCGGAATTTTACAACGCCGAGCCCTCCGAGAGAGAGCAGGTTTACGGCGTTATGCTTCGTGAATTTCTGCCGGTAGGCTTGAGGGGGCTTGCGCTTGCCGCACTGGCCGCGGCGGTAATGTCAACGATAAGCAGCCATCTAAGCTACGGTGCTCAGACAATTGTAAACGACATAATACACCCTATTTTCAAGGGTCTTGACCGCAGGATGGGCGTATGGATCGGCCGGCTGGTAATGCTGGTTATGATGGTTGGCTCGATAGCGGTGGTTTACTACTCCAAAAGCCTTTTAGGGATTGCTATAACTGTATTAGGCGTATTGGCTTCTGTCAATCTCGTCGGCTGGGCGCAGTGGTGGTGGTGGAGAACTAATATCTATACATGGCTCAGCGCCAACATTTGCGGGCCTATAATTTACTTTGCTCTTGGATATGTTCTGAGCAATTTCCCGTGGTGGCAGGAAAGAATGGCCCAAAGCGAGACAATGCAGCAGCAGCTGGCCTTGTTTAAGGCACTTATTGCCATCGTCCTGAACGCATTTGTCTGGGTTACGGTTACCCTCATGAC
Proteins encoded:
- a CDS encoding discoidin domain-containing protein codes for the protein MKQFVTLMMFAGVISAAMGALPQPSYVVSVDSYVGAKTDPQNEVAVLTDGVVPAVWQDDGLVDYNMAGADTQEIVFDFGSEETIGSAQISYYTYSTYGVEAPALVEFYFSSDGVTYTEEPVTYDEFNTDYVSGDQTPGTQEYGLGENSARYVKVVLTPGGSGNEMVLSEIAFSETVIPVAEPDFTISVASYTATPAPSSAIDNDNDLTNGIMEPSDPYSSDWVGYRTVDSFQQIVFDFGSQQEIGGLKFHFLIVSAWYIEAPESVEFLFSTDGASFSDSFFYDGFDQTADSGHTVDLNCPDITARYVKLLITPGTRGEYSQSEMMIGEVAFIIPTAENEDPVPDYYTSDPEPNYTAPDESGIDLYDGFLPTELYDANWVEFFSAKRTYKFDFNFGRGLSLENVGLYYDAESVWGIEAPSQALFMFSSDGETYGSYIFIDDFETADGMYRVTEAAAGIECTHAKVIIKTNAPSGVIRLGEILFTEQGTPITYTDISGYTTVFNGDGMDVVDLTDGDTATAVEYQPGVTGFSVPIVFDLNGPKGIASVNVDYIAGAWGLDLSTVLVEFSEDGSAYNQSYLLENIDSTSAGFTDYSVSVETPGAYGRYVKVTFTTPGSALKLTEVGFGEAGDITYTSNVEPANFSDSGGELVNGVPADDSFYGDGLVTYSFEVDETPELVIDFDLAGSRAVESVGLNYSAWTSWSMTIAEMRVQFSDNGVDFGDPYVKSDLPDSYGGHLGVVQTPGGSGSYVRLTIVPDSYSGTEQVKISEVMFFAVGDMSYTLSQEPLWIDPDLTGRTLIDGYIPASNSGDPGWIQYDTGDNVTVDISLGDTVELADVGISYLGQGTHVGDGWVWDLMAPGSAVIYTSMDGENFTQVGEITDFSDSAEPFTSQVQFFGLASTQQARFVRVDILHDPTDDKPFMIGEIIFHEAGSETAPEIVCAGFSSFNKPLSITAVFDQDISSAAITADNFNIEGHTILAAEVFEDLGNCVELTLAEYSNVGDVLTVQYRAVGGITKIWQNSNSFYNVCLQDDVQSIMARQLPDGGIAMTQPADGSFDEGDSLWIEPYFGLHAAQALVLAYDIELDPAYLAAARDYMQWYVDHLEPDGTVMVHTGEYPDYTSTGECDSTDSYAAEFLSLANMYYARTLDLDFVNWVWPYAQTIVGAMELTLDAADHLTYAKPGSSFKYLMDNSEVVLGYKNAAMLAFAAADSDKYAAWNAAADQTQAGLETMYLSQDNRYAWAKSSSGSLSTSWSEVYADGDSQMFMIKNVLENQDRAKTIWQSSVDQFIPQGIPADGISSGWVLATVSAGKYGTGYDEVAYANYQKNKYQDTTGYINKHFQSAFMIHQQVQSRQFMKTDAFADGEINLADFAMLSADWFEDREELVADMVEEWLNSYRYQARE
- a CDS encoding DUF4434 domain-containing protein; the encoded protein is MSDVTAINADAAVQAAAAQKELTVQVHMLPPGRVSSIVPIEVRAGFMNGLNDDAGAGISFYLNGKDSENMVYSRQVEIEAGGTELVKFNLETKGLTGKNKLFALVTQNGKIVESVEKDFSIVETGVRSTRMIDGSWCGICHWSDIEGARWQDDIKKMTAADWHQMVSSMHECGVEVIVIQEIFRHQEYACKHDIPRKGYKGEAFYPSQLYPGRVDVACPDALKAILEKAQELGMYVFVGIGMYAWFDFTPESLEWHKQVAQEVWRLYGGYESFYGWYVSEEAYGSLDLDYISEEQIRKYRKDIIAFFKSFHDFTNSLTPGKPVMLAPNCHWLKKGEKYWMELFKYLDIVCPFGFERMPFTDMSGPEAAEFYQKMCDATGSRLWLDMEIFLFGSRGELYPRPIEQIKSDLVRYSGFEKIMCYQFPGMMSAPWAKIQPGGDDAVELYKAYFEYVKDKLV
- a CDS encoding sodium:solute symporter family transporter, translating into MITENMIDIVIVAFYLLASFIFGICANKILKTSTSDEEGYFLAGRKMPAWLNGISFAVTAINADVAPVYVGVAVVVGLPVCWFYLSKFTLAYFLAGMLFFERWRNLGVCTGPEFFKVRFGGKAGTFVRMYSSAFSVCFGMIPWIGAGLLGIHMIFSPFLGFESKSLTLLTILPILILYVWISGFAGVLIADFVQTIVILISSLVLLAIVLIKFGGPSGLTQNIIDLFGERSGDILSVIPSKDSNVLNPLIVLAWLIIPTLGIGGNVGFEGQRVISAKSSKEAVKVGVWTTISLVILLLVITLPSLGALVHNPEFYNAEPSEREQVYGVMLREFLPVGLRGLALAALAAAVMSTISSHLSYGAQTIVNDIIHPIFKGLDRRMGVWIGRLVMLVMMVGSIAVVYYSKSLLGIAITVLGVLASVNLVGWAQWWWWRTNIYTWLSANICGPIIYFALGYVLSNFPWWQERMAQSETMQQQLALFKALIAIVLNAFVWVTVTLMTQPHRMEVLKDFYKRAKPFGYWKPVSDELLREGYTWRQPRGLIAGGLFVAVVGVVWTSFLIMGLSKLYVGQYLIAAVMFIVMAALAYWFKRLFSWHMRRLEM